Proteins from one Mycteria americana isolate JAX WOST 10 ecotype Jacksonville Zoo and Gardens chromosome 1, USCA_MyAme_1.0, whole genome shotgun sequence genomic window:
- the CDADC1 gene encoding cytidine and dCMP deaminase domain-containing protein 1 isoform X1 has product MHGAEEAVAAGGPRVSAASTQTDSMAGQMPRLSKVNLFTLFSLWMELFPSAEQQKKSQVKKSGLVVVKNMKIIGLHCSSTDLHAGQIALIKHGSGLQNCDLYFSRKPCSTCLKMIVNAGVNRISYWPADPEISLQTEASNPMTTDDAKLDAKAVERLKSNSRARVCVLLQPLVCYMAQFVEETSTKFDFIQKIAKSQTDSNTDFYTACRQERIKEYESLFLISNEETHKQILMTIGLENLCENPYFSNLRQNMKDLVLVLATVAASVPVFGCFGFYNSESQRTNETDHQGLPQEIARHCMIQARLLAYRTEDHKTGVGAIIWAEEKSRSCDGTGAMYFVGCGYNAFPVGSEYADFPHMDDKQKDREIRKFRYIIHAEQNALAFRCREIKPDERSMIFVTKCPCDECVPLIKGAGIKQIYAGDVDAGKKKADISYMKFGELEGVSKFTWQLNPLCTNAPEFHDPTARENGVQKTKSLDDQQHQNKKVCLGHY; this is encoded by the exons GTCAAATGCCAAGACTTTCTAAGGTCAATCTTTTTACTTTGTTCAGTCTCTGGATGGAGCTCTTTCCCTCGGCTGAGCAACAGAAAAAATCACAG gTAAAGAAGAGTGGTCTAGTTGTGGTGAAAAACATGAAGATTATTGGCCTTCATTGTTCCAGTACAGACTTGCATGCTGGCCAGATTGCACTCATTAAACACGGATCAGGACTTCAAAACTGtgatctttatttttccagaaaaccaTGTTCAACTTGTTTAAAAATGATTGTAAATG CTGGGGTGAACAGGATTTCTTACTGGCCTGCAGATCCTGAAATCAGCTTGCAGACTGAGGCGTCCAATCCCATGACTACTGATGATGCAAAGCTAGATGCCAAAGCAGTAGAAAGACTGAAGTCAAATAGTCGTgctcgtgtgtgtgtgttgcttCAGCCCTTGGTGTGCTATATGGCACAATTTGTTGAAGAAACTTCCACCAAGTTTGATTTTATtcaaaaaatagcaaaatctCAGACTGACTCAAATACTGACTTTTATACTGCATGTAGACAAGAGAGAATAAAAGAGTATGAAAGTTTATTCCTAATTTCAAATGAGGAAACACACAAGCAAATATTGATGACAATAGGACTGGAGAACCTCTGTGAAAATCCGTACTTCAGCAACCTTAGGCAAAATATGAAAGATCTTGTCTTGGTCTTGGCGACAGTGGCTGCCAGTGTCCCTGTCTTTGGATGCTTTGGATTTTACAACAGTGAATCACAGCGAACAAATGAAACAGACCATCAGGGTTTGCCCCAAGAAATTGCAAGGCACTGTATGATACAAGCCAGACTACTTGCATACCGGACAG AGGATCATAAAACGGGAGTTGGAGCTATTATTtgggcagaagaaaaatca AGAAGCTGTGATGGAACAGGAGCAATGTATTTTGTAGGCTGTGGGTACAATGCCTTTCCTGTTGGATCTGAATATGCTGATTTTCCACACATGGATGATAAACAAAAAGATCGGGAAATCAGAAAGTTCAGATACATTATACATGCGGAGCAGAATGCCTTGGCATTCAG GTGTCGAGAAATAAAGCCAGATGAGAGAAGCATGATATTTGTGACAAAATGTCCATGTGATGAATGTGTCCCTTTAATCAAAGGGGCTGGTATCAAGCAGATCTATGCAGGAGATGTTgatgctggaaaaaagaaagcagacataTCCTATATGAAGTTTGGTGAACTTGAGGGTGTAAGCAAATTTACA TGGCAACTAAATCCATTGTGCACTAATGCCCCTGAATTCCATGACCCCACAGCCAGGGAAA atggggtccagaaaacaaaatcactAGATGACCAGCAGCACCAAAACAAGAAAGTGTGTCTTGGTCACTATTGA
- the CDADC1 gene encoding cytidine and dCMP deaminase domain-containing protein 1 isoform X2, producing the protein MPRLSKVNLFTLFSLWMELFPSAEQQKKSQVKKSGLVVVKNMKIIGLHCSSTDLHAGQIALIKHGSGLQNCDLYFSRKPCSTCLKMIVNAGVNRISYWPADPEISLQTEASNPMTTDDAKLDAKAVERLKSNSRARVCVLLQPLVCYMAQFVEETSTKFDFIQKIAKSQTDSNTDFYTACRQERIKEYESLFLISNEETHKQILMTIGLENLCENPYFSNLRQNMKDLVLVLATVAASVPVFGCFGFYNSESQRTNETDHQGLPQEIARHCMIQARLLAYRTEDHKTGVGAIIWAEEKSRSCDGTGAMYFVGCGYNAFPVGSEYADFPHMDDKQKDREIRKFRYIIHAEQNALAFRCREIKPDERSMIFVTKCPCDECVPLIKGAGIKQIYAGDVDAGKKKADISYMKFGELEGVSKFTWQLNPLCTNAPEFHDPTARENGVQKTKSLDDQQHQNKKVCLGHY; encoded by the exons ATGCCAAGACTTTCTAAGGTCAATCTTTTTACTTTGTTCAGTCTCTGGATGGAGCTCTTTCCCTCGGCTGAGCAACAGAAAAAATCACAG gTAAAGAAGAGTGGTCTAGTTGTGGTGAAAAACATGAAGATTATTGGCCTTCATTGTTCCAGTACAGACTTGCATGCTGGCCAGATTGCACTCATTAAACACGGATCAGGACTTCAAAACTGtgatctttatttttccagaaaaccaTGTTCAACTTGTTTAAAAATGATTGTAAATG CTGGGGTGAACAGGATTTCTTACTGGCCTGCAGATCCTGAAATCAGCTTGCAGACTGAGGCGTCCAATCCCATGACTACTGATGATGCAAAGCTAGATGCCAAAGCAGTAGAAAGACTGAAGTCAAATAGTCGTgctcgtgtgtgtgtgttgcttCAGCCCTTGGTGTGCTATATGGCACAATTTGTTGAAGAAACTTCCACCAAGTTTGATTTTATtcaaaaaatagcaaaatctCAGACTGACTCAAATACTGACTTTTATACTGCATGTAGACAAGAGAGAATAAAAGAGTATGAAAGTTTATTCCTAATTTCAAATGAGGAAACACACAAGCAAATATTGATGACAATAGGACTGGAGAACCTCTGTGAAAATCCGTACTTCAGCAACCTTAGGCAAAATATGAAAGATCTTGTCTTGGTCTTGGCGACAGTGGCTGCCAGTGTCCCTGTCTTTGGATGCTTTGGATTTTACAACAGTGAATCACAGCGAACAAATGAAACAGACCATCAGGGTTTGCCCCAAGAAATTGCAAGGCACTGTATGATACAAGCCAGACTACTTGCATACCGGACAG AGGATCATAAAACGGGAGTTGGAGCTATTATTtgggcagaagaaaaatca AGAAGCTGTGATGGAACAGGAGCAATGTATTTTGTAGGCTGTGGGTACAATGCCTTTCCTGTTGGATCTGAATATGCTGATTTTCCACACATGGATGATAAACAAAAAGATCGGGAAATCAGAAAGTTCAGATACATTATACATGCGGAGCAGAATGCCTTGGCATTCAG GTGTCGAGAAATAAAGCCAGATGAGAGAAGCATGATATTTGTGACAAAATGTCCATGTGATGAATGTGTCCCTTTAATCAAAGGGGCTGGTATCAAGCAGATCTATGCAGGAGATGTTgatgctggaaaaaagaaagcagacataTCCTATATGAAGTTTGGTGAACTTGAGGGTGTAAGCAAATTTACA TGGCAACTAAATCCATTGTGCACTAATGCCCCTGAATTCCATGACCCCACAGCCAGGGAAA atggggtccagaaaacaaaatcactAGATGACCAGCAGCACCAAAACAAGAAAGTGTGTCTTGGTCACTATTGA